In Artemia franciscana unplaced genomic scaffold, ASM3288406v1 PGA_scaffold_49, whole genome shotgun sequence, the following proteins share a genomic window:
- the LOC136041897 gene encoding uncharacterized protein LOC136041897, whose product MDYKHEGQMTGKKLKMNEYLIEQTENLINLVKNRQVLYDKMLLGTYSDKSSAWEEIATILRVPVMKCKEKWKSLRDSYVKTRRRTKDQQNGESSLPQPKEWKWTKHLMFLEDYLDPKGSCSDDNYVTLKRAENSITNDYSDVNGYEDPVSIQETNIVYFQDREDNCVEFDPASVSPFPTSESGSDYNNISRPQKRKRVSNNELKSDKSMKYEADSHFGCTEDANVRKSVVPELVQNKMDGEAAFGISVANDLMKLNESQRAYAKYKIQELLYKITSGITSPSHEQA is encoded by the exons ATGGATTATAAGCATGAAGGCCAAATGACAggcaaaaagctaaaaatgaatGAGTATTTGATTGAACAGACAGAAAATTTGATAAATCTAGTAAAAAATCGCCAAGTCTTGTATGACAAAATGCTTCTTGGAACCTATTCAGACAAAAGTAGCGCTTGGGAAGAGATAGCGACCATCCTCAGGGTTCCAG TCATGAAATGTAAAGAAAAGTGGAAAAGTCTCCGCGATAGTTACGTTAAAACGAGACGGAGAACGAAGGACCAGCAGAATGGCGAAAGTTCACTACCTCAACCCAAAGAGTGGAAGTGGACAAAACATTTGATGTTTCTTGAAGATTATCTTGATCCAAAAGGGTCCTGTTCCGATGACAACTACGTGACGCTTAAAAGAGCGGAAAACTCTATAACTAATGACTATAGTGATGTTAATGGCTACGAGGATCCAGTATCTATTCAAGAGACAAATATTGTGTATTTTCAAGACAGGGAGGATAATTGTGTTGAGTTTGACCCTGCGTCTGTGTCTCCTTTTCCCACATCAGAAAGTGGATCAGATTACAATAATATTTCACgacctcaaaaaagaaaacgagtATCAAATAATGAACTGAAATCTGACAAATCAATGAAATACGAAGCCGACAGTCATTTTGGCTGTACTGAAGACGCTAATGTGCGCAAAAGTGTAGTTCCTGAGTTAgtgcaaaataaaatggacGGTGAAGctgcattcggtatatcagtaGCTAACGACTTGATGAAACTGAACGAAAGTCAGAGGGCTTATGCCAAGTATAAAATTCAGGAGTTGTTGTATAAAATAACTAGTGGAATAACAAGTCCCTCTCACGAGCAGGCTTAA